In Seonamhaeicola sp. S2-3, the genomic window AAAGTAATAATATTAGGTATTGTAATTTGCCACTAAAATTAATAGTTTGAAAAATGATATATGAGTGCTTAAAATGATAAAATAATTACACAGTTAATAGCATCCACTTATTTATTAGTTGTACATTTAAATTGTTTTAAATGTATTAGTTGGAGGCTTGAATAACTAATACTAATGAATAATTACATGTTTTTGACTAGATTTTACAGTTAAATTTCATAAAAGTATAAGATTTTGCACAATAAAATTTTTTTAAAAAAACTAAATATGAAATCAAATATTTCTGTGGTGCCAGCTAAAATGTTGTTGCCATTTATTTTAGTGACCTCTCTTTTTGCACTTTGGGGTTTCGCTAATGCTGTAACCGACCCCATGGTACAGGCTTTTAAAAAAGTTCTAGAGCTTTCAAACTCACAAGCTGCTTGGGTTCAAATGGCATTTTATGGAGGGTATTTTTGTATGGCATTACCGGCTTCAATATTTATGCGTAAATATTCTTATAAAACCGGTATCTTAATTGGTTTGGCATTGTATGCTGTTGGAGCTCTTTTGTTTTATCCAGCGGCCACCACAGAGGAATTTTGGTTCTTTTGTCTTGGTTTATATATTTTAACTTTTGGTTTAGCGTTTTTAGAAACAGCCGCAAACCCATATGCTTTGGCAATGGGACCAAAAGAAACTGCCACACAGCGTTTAAATTTAGCTCAAGCATTTAATCCTGTGGGGTTAATACTAGGCTTATTTGTAGCTCAACAGTTTGTGCTTAAAAATTTACAGTCTGATGATATTGAAAATTTCTCTTCACTTGACGCAGCTTCTAAAATATTAATTAAAACTTCAGATTTACTTGTAATTAGAAATCCGTATGTTATTTTAGGTTTAGTACTTATTGGCGTTTTCGTGCTGTTTTTGGTAAGCAAAATGCCACAATCTAAAGAAGAGGGAAGCCTACCAAGTATTAAAGAAACGTTTAAAACTTTAGCTAAAAATAAAAACTATACCCTAGGGGTTTTAGCGCAAATTTTATACGTGGGGGCGCAAATTATGTGTTGGACATACATATATCAATATGCCGAAGGTATTGGTGTAGATAGCGTTACAGCAGGCTACTACCAAATGGTAGCGTTTATATTATTTACTGTGGGAAGAGCTGTGGGCACTTACATGTTGAGGTTTATTGGTTCTGGAAAATTATTAATGTTTTTCGCATTGTTAGCCATTTCTTTGGTGTTAGGAACTATTTTTATTCAAGGAAGTTTTGGCTTATATACACTTGTGGGAGTATCCTTTTGTATGTCTTTAATGTTTCCAACGATTTACGGTATTGCTTTAGGAGACTTAACAGAGGAGCAATCTAAAATAGGGTCTGCAGGTTTGGTTATGGCTATTGTTGGTGGTGCCTTAATGCCTAAATTACAGGGTATGATAATAGATTTAGGTGGCAATGGCGTTACAGATACGCAAATTTTAGGGGTGTCTGAAGTAAATTTTTCCTTTATACTTCCTTTATTCTGCTTTATATATATTATGTGGTATGGGGCTTCTGTAAATAAACATTCTAACTAATTACATAA contains:
- the fucP gene encoding L-fucose:H+ symporter permease produces the protein MKSNISVVPAKMLLPFILVTSLFALWGFANAVTDPMVQAFKKVLELSNSQAAWVQMAFYGGYFCMALPASIFMRKYSYKTGILIGLALYAVGALLFYPAATTEEFWFFCLGLYILTFGLAFLETAANPYALAMGPKETATQRLNLAQAFNPVGLILGLFVAQQFVLKNLQSDDIENFSSLDAASKILIKTSDLLVIRNPYVILGLVLIGVFVLFLVSKMPQSKEEGSLPSIKETFKTLAKNKNYTLGVLAQILYVGAQIMCWTYIYQYAEGIGVDSVTAGYYQMVAFILFTVGRAVGTYMLRFIGSGKLLMFFALLAISLVLGTIFIQGSFGLYTLVGVSFCMSLMFPTIYGIALGDLTEEQSKIGSAGLVMAIVGGALMPKLQGMIIDLGGNGVTDTQILGVSEVNFSFILPLFCFIYIMWYGASVNKHSN